The nucleotide sequence AAAGCTTGGGTGTAATGGATTTAATATTCGTAGATTTAATAGCGGACATCGATATGACAGAAATAGTTCGCACCATGATAGATTCCAATCAAAAGGTAGTTTTATGTACTTCTCAAACAGAGAATGAAGGATTGCTACCTCTTTTCAAGATGAATTTAAATGGATATTTATTTGATGGAATGACTTCTGATGAGTTAAAAAATGCAATTACAGTAGTAAATAACGGTGGTAGGTACATCCATCCATCATTATCCCAGTTTTTGTTGAAAGACTATATTGAAATACAAAGTATTAGAAGCAATAAGCCAATCGGGTTGTTTTCCAAACGGGAATGGGAGGTAATGGAGCAGTTGGCGAAGGGGTCTAAGAATGACGAAAT is from Radiobacillus kanasensis and encodes:
- a CDS encoding response regulator transcription factor, whose translation is MKIAMVKEPSLIRDGIISFLEQQYPGTNVLVLNSRNYTSLLQESLGVMDLIFVDLIADIDMTEIVRTMIDSNQKVVLCTSQTENEGLLPLFKMNLNGYLFDGMTSDELKNAITVVNNGGRYIHPSLSQFLLKDYIEIQSIRSNKPIGLFSKREWEVMEQLAKGSKNDEIAANLYISEKTVKNHVSKILKKLEVTDRTNAVLTAIRNKWFVV